The genomic stretch TAAAATAAGGGAGAGTGCAGAACAGGTGCAAATATGAGTAAGGAAAAAGATTCTCATCCTAGTGAATTCATTCGTACTCCTCCTTGGGGAACGGTAACAATGTTAGAAGAAGGGCCCCGTTATCGCATTAATCGCATTGAGGTGAAACCAGGGCAGCATATTAGTACCCAAATGCACTATCATCGTAGTGAACATTGGATAGTCGTTTCAGGAACAGCTAGGGTGATTTTTGATGGCCAAGAACACCTTCTCAAGCAAAAAGAATCGACCTATGTCCCCATGAATACTCGTCATCGCTTAGAAAATCCTGGGGTGATTCCTTTGGTGATGATTGAGGTGCAAAACGGGGAATATCTAGGGGATGATGATATCATTCGGTTTCCGGAAGAGGATAGGAAAAGTTAGTAACCAGAGATTTTCTATTTCCCTTGTATCCTTGTTTTTACCAGTCCAGCGATCGCCGCTAATAAAATCCATCCAGGAAGATTCACTCGCACATCAAAAATACTGACATCAAATAAATTAAAAATAAGACACAAACTAAAGGCAACGACATAAGTAAATAGCAGTAAATATTGTCTCTGTTGTCGTTGGTATAAGGACAATTCCTCGGATTTTTTAGACCATTTTTGTTCTTCAGACCAGCATCTCAATAATTGGACTGCCTCAAACAAAATCTTGCCCACAATTCCACTTAATAATAACGTGCCTGGAATCCCAATTTCAGCCAATAACATCAAAAATAAATTATGAGGATGTCCCATCCAAACATTCATTTCTGTTTGGTAAACAGGAGTAAAATTCCGCAGTCCCCACCCCAACCAAGGCCTTTTTAACATCATCTCCCAAGCGACACCCCATTGAGTCGTGCGTAGGGCCGTTACATAGCGATCGCTGTATAAATCATCCGTCAGTCTAGCCCAAAAATAAGATGGGATAAGATGACGCATCATCTCTTGACCAAAGGGCCCCCAAGCTGCCCAAAAAACTGC from Crocosphaera sp. UHCC 0190 encodes the following:
- a CDS encoding phosphomannose isomerase type II C-terminal cupin domain, translated to MSKEKDSHPSEFIRTPPWGTVTMLEEGPRYRINRIEVKPGQHISTQMHYHRSEHWIVVSGTARVIFDGQEHLLKQKESTYVPMNTRHRLENPGVIPLVMIEVQNGEYLGDDDIIRFPEEDRKS